From the Lathyrus oleraceus cultivar Zhongwan6 chromosome 4, CAAS_Psat_ZW6_1.0, whole genome shotgun sequence genome, one window contains:
- the LOC127076341 gene encoding seed linoleate 9S-lipoxygenase-3 has translation MSFLFGGDKIKGTLVLMQKNVLDINSLTDPAKLIDGALDGFGSILDTLTSFLGASVCLQLISSTKPLLSGEGKVGKEAYLKEAINNLPTLGDKQTAFSIEFEYDSNFGIPGAFKIKNYMSTEFYLVSLTLDDIPNLGTIHFVCNSWVYNAKKYQTDRIFFANNTFVTSETPSPLVYYRQLELKTLRGNGTGERQEWDRIYDYDVYNDLGEPDKGQSYARPILGRSSDHPYPRRGRTGRKPTATDPNSESRGNSVYIPRDEAFGHLKSSDFLVYGLKSVSQDVIPLLQSAFDINFTPTEFDSFDDVFDLYEGGIKLPTDIISQISPLPVLSEIFRTDGEEFLKFPPPKVIQVSKSAWMTDEEFGREIVAGVNPGLIRALQDFPPKSKLDSAIYGDHTSTITKEQIEPNLEGFITLDEAIQNKKLFLLEHHDTIIPYLRLINSTSTKAYASRTILFLKNDGTLKPLAIELSLPHPQGDQFGVVSNVYLPAIEGVEATIWLLAKAYVIVNDSCFHQLVSHWLNTHAVVEPFVIATNRQLSVLHPIYKLLHPHYRDTMNINALARQSLVNADGIIEKTFLWGGYAMEISSKVYKDWVFTDQALPADLIKRGIAVEDSTSPHGLRLVIEDYPYAVDGLDIWDAIKTWVQDYVSIYFISDEKIQQDTELQAWWKEVVEVGHGDKKGEAWWPKLQTRGDLIHVCNIIIWTASALHAAVNFGQYPYGGFILNRPTLSRRLMPEKGTPEYDELATNPQKAYLKTITPKFQTLIDLSVIEILSRHASDEYYLGQRDSAEYWTSDTNALAAFKKFGKTLAEIEGQLILRNTNESLRNRVGPVSMPYTLLYPSSEEGLTFRGIPNSISI, from the exons ATGTCCTTCCTATTTGGAGGTGATAAAATCAAAGGCACATTAGTGCTAATGCAAAAGAATGTCTTGGACATAAACAGCTTAACAGATCCTGCAAAGCTTATCGATGGAGCCTTGGATGGTTTTGGATCCATCCTTGATACTCTCACTTCCTTCTTGGGTGCATCCGTTTGTCTTCAGTTAATTAGTTCTACTAAACCTCTCT TAAGTGGTGAAGGAAAAGTGGGAAAAGAAGCTTATTTAAAAGAAGCCATTAACAATTTACCAACCTTGGGAGACAAGCAAACTGCATTCAGCATTGAGTTTGAATATGATAGCAACTTTGGAATTCCTGGAGCATTCAAAATCAAAAACTACATGTCAACTGAGTTCTATCTTGTGAGCTTAACTCTTGATGATATTCCCAATCTTGGAACCATTCACTTTGTTTGCAACTCCTGGGTTTACAACGCCAAAAAATACCAAACCGATCGCATTTTCTTCGCCAACAAT ACTTTTGTAACAAGTGAAACACCGTCTCCATTAGTCTACTATAGACAATTGGAGTTGAAGACTTTACGAGGAAATGGAACGGGAGAGCGTCAAGAATGGGATAGAatttatgattatgatgtttACAATGATTTGGGTGAGCCTGATAAGGGCCAAAGTTACGCTCGTCCAATTTTGGGACGATCTAGTGATCATCCTTATCCTCGTAGAGGAAGAACGGGGAGAAAACCTACCGCAACAG ATCCTAACAGTGAGAGTAGAGGGAATAGTGTGTATATTCCAAGAGATGAAGCGTTTGGTCACTTGAAATCCTCGGACTTTCTTGTTTATGGACTTAAGTCTGTTTCGCAAGATGTAATTCCATTGCTACAATCTGCATTTGACATAAATTTCAcaccaactgaatttgatagcTTTGATGATGTGTTTGATCTATATGAAGGAGGAATTAAGCTGCCTACTGATATAATTAGCCAAATTAGTCCTTTACCAGTGTTATCAGAAATCTTTCGAACCGATGGTGAAGAATTCCTCAAGTTTCCACCACCTAAAGTAATTCAAG TGAGTAAGTCTGCGTGGATGACTGATGAAGAATTCGGAAGAGAGATTGTTGCTGGCGTAAATCCTGGCCTAATTCGTGCCCTCCAAGATTTTCCTCCAAAAAGTAAGCTTGACAGCGCAATCTATGGTGATCATACCAGCACAATAACCAAAGAGCAGATAGAGCCTAACTTGGAGGGTTTCATTACTCTTGATGAG GCCATACAAAACAAGAAACTGTTCTTGCTAGAACACCATGACACAATAATTCCATATCTAAGGCTAATAAACTCAACTTCAACCAAAGCTTATGCTTCAAGAACCATTCTTTTCTTGAAAAACGATGGAACTTTAAAGCCTCTAGCCATTGAGTTAAGCCTTCCACATCCTCAAGGAGATCAATTCGGCGTTGTTAGTAATGTCTACTTGCCTGCAATTGAAGGTGTTGAAGCTACAATTTGGCTACTTGCTAAGGCTTATGTTATAGTAAATGACTCATGCTTTCACCAACTTGTCAGCCACTg GTTGAATACTCATGCAGTTGTCGAACCTTTTGTGATAGCGACGAATAGGCAACTTAGTGTGCTTCATCCTATTTATAAGCTATTACATCCGCATTATCGCGATACGATGAATATAAATGCACTTGCTAGACAATCCTTAGTCAACGCAGATGGTATTATTGAAAAAACATTCTTGTGGGGAGGGTATGCTATGGAGATATCATCAAAAGTTTATAAGGATTGGGTTTTTACAGACCAAGCCCTACCCGCCGATCTCATCAAAAG AGGAATAGCGGTTGAGGATTCAACTTCGCCTCACGGTCTTCGTCTAGTGATAGAGGATTACCCGTATGCTGTTGATGGGCTCGATATTTGGGATGCTATTAAGACGTGGGTGCAAGACTATGTTTCGATATACTTCATATCAGATGAGAAAATTCAGCAAGACACTGAACTCCAAGCTTGGTGGAAAGAAGTTGTTGAAGTAGGCCATGGTGACAAGAAAGGCGAGGCGTGGTGGCCTAAATTGCAAACTCGCGGAGATTTGATTCATGTTTGTAATATTATCATATGGACTGCTTCAGCTCTTCACGCAGCTGTTAATTTTGGACAATATCCGTATGGAGGTTTCATATTAAACCGTCCAACTCTCAGTAGGCGATTAATGCCAGAGAAAG GTACTCCTGAGTACGATGAGCTAGCGACTAACCCTCAAAAAGCTTACTTGAAAACAATTACACCAAAGTTTCAAACTCTTATCGATCTATCAGTCATAGAGATCTTGTCGAGGCATGCTTCGGATGAGTACTACCTTGGACAAAGAGACAGTGCTGAGTATTGGACTTCTGATACAAATGCCTTAGCAGCTTTCAAGAAGTTTGGAAAAACACTAGCTGAAATTGAGGGACAACTCATTCTGAGGAACACTAATGAATCATTGAGAAACCGAGTTGGGCCGGTTAGCATGCCTTATACTCTTCTCTATCCTTCAAGTGAGGAAGGACTTACTTTTAGAGGAATTCCCAACAGTATCTCGATCTAA
- the LOC127076343 gene encoding seed linoleate 9S-lipoxygenase-3-like: MSFLFGGDKIKGTLVLMQKNVLDINSLTDPAKLIDGALDGFGSILDTLTSFLGASVCLQLISSTKPLLSGEGKVGKEAYLKEAINNLPTLGDKQTAFSIEFEYDSNFGIPGAFKIKNYMSTEFFLVSLTLDDIPNLGTIHFVCNSWVYNAKKYQTDRIFFANNTFVTSETPSPLVYYRQLELKTLRGNGTGERQEWDRIYDYDVYNDLGEPDKGQSYARPILGRSSDHPYPRRGRTGRKPTATDPNSESRGNSVYIPRDEAFGHLKSSDFLVYGLKSVSQDVIPLL, encoded by the exons ATGTCCTTCCTATTTGGAGGTGATAAAATCAAAGGCACATTAGTGCTAATGCAAAAGAATGTTTTGGACATAAACAGCTTAACAGATCCTGCAAAGCTTATCGATGGAGCCTTGGATGGTTTTGGATCCATCCTTGATACTCTCACTTCCTTCTTGGGTGCATCCGTTTGTCTTCAGTTAATTAGTTCTACTAAACCTCTCT TAAGTGGAGAAGGAAAAGTGGGAAAAGAAGCTTATTTAAAAGAAGCCATTAACAATTTACCAACCTTGGGAGACAAGCAAACTGCATTCAGCATTGAGTTTGAATATGATAGCAACTTTGGAATTCCTGGAGCATTCAAAATCAAAAACTACATGTCAACTGAGTTCTTTCTTGTGAGCTTAACTCTTGATGATATTCCCAATCTTGGAACCATTCACTTTGTTTGCAACTCCTGGGTTTACAACGCCAAAAAATACCAAACCGATCGCATTTTCTTCGCCAACAAT ACTTTTGTAACAAGTGAAACACCGTCTCCATTAGTCTACTATAGACAATTGGAGTTGAAGACTTTACGAGGAAATGGAACGGGAGAGCGTCAAGAATGGGATAGAatttatgattatgatgtttACAATGATTTGGGTGAGCCTGATAAGGGCCAAAGTTACGCTCGTCCAATTTTGGGACGATCTAGTGATCATCCTTATCCTCGTAGAGGAAGAACGGGGAGAAAACCTACTGCAACAG ATCCTAACAGTGAGAGTAGGGGGAATAGTGTGTATATTCCAAGAGATGAAGCGTTTGGTCACTTGAAATCCTCAGACTTTCTTGTTTATGGACTTAAGTCTGTTTCGCAAGATGTAATTCCATTGCTATAA
- the LOC127138079 gene encoding seed linoleate 9S-lipoxygenase-3, with product MTDEEFGREIVAGVNPGLIRALQDFPPKSKLDSAIYGDHTSTITKEQIELNLEGFSTLDEAIQNKKLFLLEHHDTIIPYLRLINSTSTKAYASRTILFLKNDGTLRPLAIELSLPHPQGDQFGVVSNVYLPAIEGVEATIWLLAKAYVIVNDSCFHQLVSHWLNTHAVVEPFVIATNRQLSVLHPIYKLLHPHYRDTMNINALARQSLVNADGIIEKTFLWGGYAMEISSKVYKDWVFTDQALPADLIKRGIAVEDSTSPHGLRLVIEDYPYAVDGLDIWDAIKTWVQDYVSIYFISDEKIQQDTELQAWWKEVVEVGHGDKKGEAWWPKLQTRGDLIHVCNIIIWTASALHAAVNFGQYPYGGFILNRPTLSRRLMPEKGTPEYDELSTNPQKAYLKTITPKFQTLIDLSVIEILSRHASDEYYLGQRDSAEYWTSDTNALAAFKKFGKTLAEIEGQLILRNTNESLRNRVGPVSMPYTLLYPSSEEGLTFRGIPNSISI from the exons ATGACTGATGAAGAATTTGGAAGAGAGATTGTTGCTGGCGTAAATCCTGGCCTAATTCGCGCCCTCCAGGATTTTCCTCCAAAAAGTAAGCTTGACAGTGCAATCTATGGTGATCATACCAGCACAATAACCAAAGAGCAGATAGAGCTTAACTTGGAGGGTTTCAGTACTCTTGATGAG GCTATACAAAACAAGAAACTGTTCTTGCTAGAACACCATGACACAATAATTCCATATCTAAGGCTAATAAACTCAACTTCAACCAAAGCTTATGCTTCAAGAACCATTCTTTTCTTGAAAAATGATGGAACTTTAAGGCCTTTAGCCATTGAGTTAAGCCTTCCACATCCTCAAGGAGATCAATTCGGCGTTGTTAGTAATGTCTACTTGCCTGCAATTGAAGGTGTTGAAGCTACAATTTGGCTACTTGCTAAGGCTTATGTTATAGTAAATGACTCATGCTTTCACCAACTTGTCAGCCACTg GTTGAATACTCATGCAGTTGTCGAACCTTTTGTGATAGCGACGAATAGGCAACTTAGTGTGCTTCATCCTATTTATAAGCTATTACATCCGCATTATCGCGATACGATGAATATAAATGCACTTGCTAGACAATCCTTAGTCAATGCAGATGGTATTATTGAAAAAACATTCTTGTGGGGAGGGTATGCTATGGAGATATCATCAAAAGTTTATAAGGATTGGGTTTTTACAGACCAAGCCCTACCTGCCGATCTCATCAAAAG AGGAATAGCGGTTGAGGATTCAACTTCGCCTCACGGTCTTCGTCTAGTGATAGAGGACTACCCGTATGCTGTTGATGGGCTCGATATTTGGGATGCTATTAAGACGTGGGTGCAAGACTATGTTTCGATATACTTCATATCAGATGAGAAAATTCAGCAAGACACTGAACTCCAAGCTTGGTGGAAAGAAGTTGTTGAAGTAGGCCATGGTGACAAGAAAGGCGAGGCGTGGTGGCCTAAATTGCAAACTCGCGGAGATTTGATTCATGTTTGTAATATTATCATATGGACTGCTTCAGCTCTTCACGCAGCTGTTAATTTTGGACAATATCCGTATGGAGGTTTCATATTAAACCGTCCAACTCTCAGTAGGCGATTAATGCCAGAGAAAG GTACTCCTGAGTACGATGAGCTATCGACTAACCCTCAAAAGGCTTATTTGAAAACAATTACACCAAAGTTTCAAACTCTTATCGATCTATCAGTCATAGAAATCTTGTCGAGGCATGCTTCTGATGAGTACTACCTTGGACAAAGAGACAGTGCTGAGTATTGGACTTCTGATACAAACGCCTTAGCAGCTTTCAAGAAGTTTGGAAAAACACTAGCTGAAATTGAGGGACAACTCATTCTGAGGAACACTAATGAATCATTGAGAAACCGAGTTGGGCCGGTTAGCATGCCTTATACTCTTCTCTATCCTTCAAGTGAGGAAGGACTTACTTTTAGAGGAATTCCCAACAGTATCTCGATCTAA